A DNA window from Camelina sativa cultivar DH55 chromosome 13, Cs, whole genome shotgun sequence contains the following coding sequences:
- the LOC104736039 gene encoding protein DETOXIFICATION 52 yields METPNITSRTNLLSKIDLEKQNTTPIFPTITELKTEAKSLFSLAFPTILAALIVYARSAISMLFLGHIGELELAGGSLAIAFANITGYSVLSGLALGMDPLCSQAFGAGKPKLLSLTLQRTVLFLLTSSLAILALWLNLGKIMIYLHQNPTISSLAQTYILCSIPDLLTNSFLHPLRIYLRAQGITTPLTIATLAGTILHIPFNFILVSYLGWGFIGVSMAAAASNLVVVIFLVSHVWIAGLHQPTWTRPSSECFKDWGPLISLAIPSCVGLCLEWWWYEIMTVLCGLLINPSTPVAAMGVLIQTTSLLYIFPSSLGLAVSTRVGNELGSNRPNTARLSAIVAVSFAGVMGMTASAFAWGVSDVWGRIFTNDVDIITLTAAALPILGLCELGNCPQTVGCGVVRGTARPSKAANINLGAFYLVGTPVAVGLTFWAGYGFCGLWLGLFAAQMCCASMMLYVVATTDWEKEATRARKLTCAENVDVVITTQTSGDLSD; encoded by the coding sequence ATGGAAACCCCAAACATCACCAGTCGCACAAATCTTCTTTCGAAGATAGATCTGGAAAAGCAAAACACTACCCCCATTTTCCCGACAATCACTGAGCTTAAAACAGAAGCGAAGTCTCTCTTCTCCTTAGCCTTCCCGACAATCCTTGCCGCCCTCATCGTCTACGCTCGCTCTGCCATCTCGATGCTCTTCCTCGGCCATATCGGTGAACTAGAGCTCGCTGGTGGATCCCTAGCCATTGCCTTTGCCAACATCACTGGCTACTCCGTTCTCTCAGGCCTTGCACTCGGTATGGACCCACTCTGTTCACAAGCATTTGGAGCCGGCAAGCCGAAACTCCTCTCTCTAACTCTCCAACGAACCGTGCTTTTCTTACTCACAAGTTCGCTAGCGATCCTCGCTTTATGGCTCAACTTGGGGAAGATCATGATCTACCTTCATCAAAATCCAACTATCTCATCGTTGGCTCAAACATATATCCTATGCTCTATTCCTGATTTGCTTACCAATTCATTTCTTCACCCTCTACGTATATACCTTCGCGCACAAGGTATCACGACCCCGCTAACCATCGCAACACTAGCCGGCACCATCTTGCACATACCCTTCAATTTCATCCTCGTTTCTTACCTCGGATGGGGTTTCATAGGTGTTTCAATGGCCGCAGCCGCTTCAAATCTTGTTGTTGTCATTTTCCTCGTGTCGCACGTTTGGATCGCAGGTCTACACCAGCCAACGTGGACCCGCCCCAGCTCGGAATGTTTCAAAGACTGGGGGCCACTGATCAGCTTAGCCATACCTAGCTGCGTTGGGTTATGCCTAGAGTGGTGGTGGTACGAGATCATGACTGTTCTATGTGGTTTGCTCATAAACCCTAGTACTCCAGTGGCAGCAATGGGCGTTCTTATTCAAACGACGTCTTTGCTTTACATTTTCCCTTCGTCTCTAGGGCTTGCGGTCTCCACCCGCGTAGGTAATGAACTCGGGTCAAACCGCCCGAACACGGCTAGGTTATCAGCCATAGTGGCGGTTTCCTTTGCTGGGGTAATGGGTATGACGGCGTCTGCGTTTGCTTGGGGCGTCAGCGATGTCTGGGGACGGATCTTCACAAACGACGTTGATATCATCACATTAACCGCGGCTGCTCTGCCAATTCTTGGGCTCTGCGAGCTCGGGAACTGCCCACAAACAGTAGGTTGCGGGGTTGTTCGAGGCACCGCGCGGCCGTCCAAGGCGGCCAACATAAATCTAGGAGCGTTTTATCTCGTTGGAACACCTGTAGCCGTTGGGTTAACGTTTTGGGCCGGATATGGATTTTGCGGACTTTGGTTAGGTCTTTTCGCGGCTCAGATGTGTTGTGCTTCCATGATGCTTTATGTCGTGGCTACTACGGACTGGGAGAAAGAAGCTACGAGAGCCAGAAAGCTAACGTGCGCAGAAAACGTTGATGTGGTAATAACAACGCAAACGAGCGGAGACTTATCGGAT
- the LOC104738056 gene encoding pseudo histidine-containing phosphotransfer protein 2-like — protein sequence MVGMNGARADRGTHDYQMHSSVTKQQRQASDNNIFVIYIGAIKVFEELKKANTFLQAGNIEGIKAALRDIKKEHSELRAKFETYFQLMRQAGPTDVAVNSS from the exons ATGGTTGGTATGAAT GGAGCGAGAGCCGATAGAGGTACCCATGATTACCAAATGCATTCTTCGGTTACAAAGCAGCAGCGCCAGGCTAGtgacaataatatttttgtaatcta CATCGGCGCTATCAAAGTTTTTGAGGAACTTAAGAAAGCCAACACATTTCTACAAGCTGGCAACATAGAAGG aataaaAGCAGCATTACGTGATATTAAGAAAGAGCACAGTGAACTCCGGGCAAAGTTTGAGACTTACTTCCag TTGATGAGACAAGCTGGTCCAACAGATGTAGCTGTGAATTCAAGTTGA